A stretch of DNA from Methylobacterium sp. CB376:
ATGCCCTCGGAATGGTCGGCGACCTGGGCCATCGGGACTCTCCTCAACCGGATTGCCACTTGCGGTTCTGGAGTCCGAACCACGAGATCAGGATCGCGACGAGCAGGAACGGCACCATCGCGGTGGCGATCGCCGCCCCCTCGCCGAGGCTGCCCGACAGGATGCCGCGCTGGTAGGACAGGGTCGCCATCAGGTGGGTCGCGTTCACCGGCCCGCCGCGCGTCATGGCCCAGATCAGCTGGAAGTCCGTGAAGGTGAACAGGACCGAGAAGGTCATCACCACGGCGATGATCGGGGTCAGCAGCGGGAAGGTGATGTGGCGGAAGTTCTGCCAGGGCGTGGCGCCGTCGATCGTCGCCGCCTCGTACAGCGAGGGCGACACGGTCTGCAGGCCCGCCAGCAGGGTGATCGCGATGAAGGGCACGCCGCGCCAGATGTTGGCGAAGATCACGCAGGCCCGGGCCCAGGTCGGGTCGCCCAGGAAGTCGATGTTGCGGTCGAGCAGCCCGAGATGGCGCAGCGACCACGAGATGATCGAGAACTGGCTGTCGAAGATCCACCAGAAGGCCAGCGCCGACAGCACGGTCGGCACCACGAAGGGGATCAGCACGATCGAGCGGATCAGGGCCTTGAAGGGCAGGCGCTTGTTGAGCAGGAGCGCGAGGTAGAGGCCGATGCCGAACTTCGCCACCGAGGCGATGGCCGTGTAGAGCAGCGTGTTGAAGACCGAGAGCCAGAAGACGCTGTCGTCCCACAGCCACTCGTAGTTCTCCAGGCCGACGAACTCCCCGCCCCGGCCGATCCGCGTGTCGGTGAAGGAGAGCCAGATGCCCTTCACCAGCGGGTAGGCCAGGAACAGGAGCAGGATCAGGGCCGCCGGCAGCATGAACCAGAAGCCGAGCCAGCCGCGGCTGGTGCGCAGCCGGTTCCAGGCGGAGGTGCCCTGCCGGGCTTTTGCGACCGGACGGTCGAGGGCGAGGTCGGCCATGGGGCCTCCAGCGACGGCGGGACCAACGGGCCGCGCCGGCTCCCCGCCGCGGGGAGCCGGCGCGGCGATTCAACGCCTCACGCCGACCGGAAGATGCGCTGGGCCTGCCGCTCCGCCGTGCGGATGGCGCCCTTCACGTCCTCGCGGCCGGTGCAGTAGGAGGCGAACATGTCGACGATGACGAAGTCGGCGAGCACGGCCGCCACCTTCTCGCTCACCGGGGCGAGGCCGCCCGCCGCCAGCGTCCGGGTCGAGGCCTCGCCGAAGACCTTGTTCTTCGGGTCCGAGGTCCAGATCGGGTTGTTGGCGTAGGCCTTCAGCGGGTGGCAGAGGTAGCCCTGCGCCGCCTGCAGCCACGCATTGTAGTTCTGCGCCTCCAGCGCGAAGGCCATGAAGGCTTTGCAGGCGTTCGGGGCCTTCGTGTAGGTGTAGGCCAGGATCGGGAAGGCGAGCTGGAACTCGGTCGGCTTGCCGGACTTGCCGACCGGGTAGACCGCGTGGTCCATGTCCTCGGCGATGTCCTTGCGCTCGGTCTTGGCTGCGGCGTAGATCGAGATGCCGTTATTGGTCAGGTAGAGCTCGCCGGACAGGAACGCCTTGTTGTTCGAGGAATCGTTCCACGAGACCGTCCCGGGGATGAAGGTCTCGTAGAGGCTCTTGACGTATTCGAGCGCCTTGGCGGTCTCCGGCGAGTTGATGATGATCTTCTCGTTGGCGTCGACCAGGTAGGCGTCGTGCGACCACAGCGCCCAGTGGATCCAGGAATTGGCGTCGCCGGTGGCGTGGCCGAGGGCGAAGCCGGACGGCGTGTTGTTCTTCTTGAGCGCGCGGCAGAGTTCGAGGAAGCCGCCGAGATCCTCCGGGAACTTGCTGAACCCGGCCTTCTGCATGGCCGCGATCCGGTAGTTGAGGTAGCCGCCGTTGAAGGCCATCGGGATGGCGATCCACTTGCCCTTCACCTTGCCGTAGGCCTCGGCGGCGGGCAGCCAGCCGCCGTACTTCTTGCCGAGGTAGTCGGCGACGTCGCCGACCTCGAGGCATTTCGACGGGAACAGAGCCGGGAAGGAGTAGAGGCCCCAGACCATGTCGGGGCCCTGGCCGGTATTGGCGGCGACCGAGGCCTTCGGCTGGATGTCGTCGAAGGACTCGCTCGTGACGCTCACCGGCACGCCCGTCGCCTTGGTGAAGGCGTCGACGAGGCGCATGAAGGCCTCGTCCTCCGAGGGGATGAAGCGCTTCCAGCGCAGGAGCTTCAGCGAGGCGCCGGGCTCGGGCTTCCACTGGCTCTCCTGGGCCCAGGCCCTGGCGAAGCCGTCGAGGCAAGCGGCCCCGGACAGGCCGAGCGCGGCGCCCGCCTTGAGGATCTGACGGCGGTCGAAGAACGTCATGTGGCGCAACTCCCGAAATGTGGCGGGGGCTCGCGGCCCCTCTTGGAAGCGGAGCGCCGGGCCGGACGGCCCGGCGCTCAGTGCAGGCGACGGCCGGTCTCGGCGTCGAACAGGTGGACGAGGGCCGGGTCGGCCGTGATCGCGATCCGCTCGCCGGGGCGGGCGGCGATGCGCTCGCGGAAGACGCAGGCCATGTCGCGCCCGACCTCCTTGACCACGTCGGTGCCCGCGGCCGCGCCGGGCGGGCGCACCAGGACCAGCGTCTCGGAGCCGGTGGGCTCGACCACCGCCACCTCGACCGGCACCCCGTCCGGGCTCAGGGCGACGTGCTCGGGGCGCAGGCCGTAGATCGCCCGCATGCCCTCGGCCGGCCGGGCGCCGCGGGTCGGCAGCGGCAGGGTGAGGCCGCCCTCGGTGCGGAAGCTCGCCCCCGTCACCGTCCCGTTCAGGAAGTTCATCGCCGGCGAGCCGATGAAGCCGGCCACGAACAGGTTGTCGGGCCGGTCGTAGAGGTCGAGCGGCGCGCCGATCTGCTCGACGTTGCCGTCGTGCATCACCACGATCTTGTCGGCCATGGTCATGGCCTCGATCTGGTCGTGGGTGACGTAGACCGTGGTGGTGCGCAGGCGCTGGTGCAGTTCCTTGATCTCGGCCCGCATGGCGACGCGCAGCTTGGCGTCGAGGTTCGAGAGCGGCTCGTCGAACAGGAACACCTGCGGATCGCGCACGATCGCCCGGCCCATGGCGACGCGCTGGCGCTGCCCGCCCGAGAGCTGGCGCGGGTAGCGGTCGAGGAGCTTCTCAAGCCCGAGGATCGCGGCGGCGCGGTTGACCCGCGCGGCGGTCTCGTCCCTGGGCGCCTTCCGCAGCTTGAGCGAGAAGGCCATGTTGTCCCGCACCGTCATGTGCGGGTAGAGCGCGTAGTTCTGGAACACCATGGCGATGTCCCGCTCCTTCGGGGGCACCGCGTTGACGACCCGCGATCCGATCCGGATCTCGCCCGCCGTGATGTTCTCCAGCCCCGCGATCATGCGCAGCAGGGTCGACTTCCCGCAGCCCGACGGGCCGACCAGGATGACGAATTCCCCGTCCTGGATGTCGATCGAGACGCCGTGCAGGATCGGCGTGGTGCCGAAGGATTTCTGGACGTTCCTGATCTCAAGTCCGGCCATCGCCTCGTCCCTCCCGGTCAGGCCCCGGCCCGGGCGGGCCGGCGGGACTGCGCGGAGCGGCAGCGCTGCCACAGACGGGCGACGGATGCGTGACGACGCGGCGCGTCGAGCCTCATGAGCGTTCCTTCCCGGGATCGGGGCGGCTTGCCGCCTCTCGTCGTTCGGGGCCATCATCGGCACCTGAGGGCGCGAGATCAAGCGCCCCCGGCCTGCACCCATCGTCGGATGCGGGTCCGTGCCCGCGGGAGAGACGCTTGAAGTCCACAGAACTCCTGATGCTGCGGCCGATGATGCCGCTCGTGACCGAGTCCCTGGAGCGGCTCTTCACCCTGCACCGGGCCGGGCCGGGAGCGGACCCGGACCGGCTGATCGCGCAGGTCGGCCCCCGGGTGCGGGGCCTCGCGGTAAGCGGCGTGCGGGTGGACGACGCGCTCCTCGACCGCCTGCCGGCGCTGGAGATCGTGGCGAATTTCGGCGTCGGCTACGACACGATCGACGCGGCCGCCTGCGGGCGCCGGGGCGTCGTGGTGACGAACACGCCCGACGTGCTCACCGACGAGGTG
This window harbors:
- a CDS encoding carbohydrate ABC transporter permease — its product is MADLALDRPVAKARQGTSAWNRLRTSRGWLGFWFMLPAALILLLFLAYPLVKGIWLSFTDTRIGRGGEFVGLENYEWLWDDSVFWLSVFNTLLYTAIASVAKFGIGLYLALLLNKRLPFKALIRSIVLIPFVVPTVLSALAFWWIFDSQFSIISWSLRHLGLLDRNIDFLGDPTWARACVIFANIWRGVPFIAITLLAGLQTVSPSLYEAATIDGATPWQNFRHITFPLLTPIIAVVMTFSVLFTFTDFQLIWAMTRGGPVNATHLMATLSYQRGILSGSLGEGAAIATAMVPFLLVAILISWFGLQNRKWQSG
- a CDS encoding ABC transporter substrate-binding protein, coding for MTFFDRRQILKAGAALGLSGAACLDGFARAWAQESQWKPEPGASLKLLRWKRFIPSEDEAFMRLVDAFTKATGVPVSVTSESFDDIQPKASVAANTGQGPDMVWGLYSFPALFPSKCLEVGDVADYLGKKYGGWLPAAEAYGKVKGKWIAIPMAFNGGYLNYRIAAMQKAGFSKFPEDLGGFLELCRALKKNNTPSGFALGHATGDANSWIHWALWSHDAYLVDANEKIIINSPETAKALEYVKSLYETFIPGTVSWNDSSNNKAFLSGELYLTNNGISIYAAAKTERKDIAEDMDHAVYPVGKSGKPTEFQLAFPILAYTYTKAPNACKAFMAFALEAQNYNAWLQAAQGYLCHPLKAYANNPIWTSDPKNKVFGEASTRTLAAGGLAPVSEKVAAVLADFVIVDMFASYCTGREDVKGAIRTAERQAQRIFRSA
- a CDS encoding ABC transporter ATP-binding protein, translated to MAGLEIRNVQKSFGTTPILHGVSIDIQDGEFVILVGPSGCGKSTLLRMIAGLENITAGEIRIGSRVVNAVPPKERDIAMVFQNYALYPHMTVRDNMAFSLKLRKAPRDETAARVNRAAAILGLEKLLDRYPRQLSGGQRQRVAMGRAIVRDPQVFLFDEPLSNLDAKLRVAMRAEIKELHQRLRTTTVYVTHDQIEAMTMADKIVVMHDGNVEQIGAPLDLYDRPDNLFVAGFIGSPAMNFLNGTVTGASFRTEGGLTLPLPTRGARPAEGMRAIYGLRPEHVALSPDGVPVEVAVVEPTGSETLVLVRPPGAAAGTDVVKEVGRDMACVFRERIAARPGERIAITADPALVHLFDAETGRRLH